The genomic region ATGGAAGCCCTCAAGGACAAGAAGCCCGAAGAGAAGGACGCTTTGACCAAGACCCTCTTCAGTGGCAACGACGCCATTCTCAAGTTGCTGAAAAAACCTGAGGACGTGACCAAGGCGTTCAGTCTGCTGACTGTGCCGAATCCCGAAGCCCCGTCGAAGCTCGATTACGCCGGGTCAGTTGCCAAAGACGCTGAGCAATTGGGGGGCACCTCGCAAGGACGCGTCAATGCGCTGGACGCCAGTGTCACGCGGTTGTCTACGGCCGCTGGCGGCGCACTTACCAATGCGTTCGATGTTGTGGTGGTCTCTCTGGATGCTGTCGCCAGTGGCATGGCCCGTTTTGCCGAGGAGCAACCCAGGGCGACGGCGGCGCTGCTAATGTTGGGCGGCGTTATTGCCTTGTCCCGGGGCGCGCAAATCAAAGCCGCCACGACCTCGATCATTCGCGGTGCGGCGACAAAATTGCTGACGACGGCAGGCGCCGGTCCTCTTATTGATGTTCTGGATCAGCCTGCCAGCGCTGGCGACACCGGCAAGCCCGACAAGTCCGCCAAACCCGACAAACCCGACAAGCCTGAAAAAACTGACAAACCCGAAAAAAACGGCAAGCCCAAAAAGCGCCGAAACCCGGCCAAACCCAAAGCCTCCGTCAACCTCCCATCTGTCGAGCCGCTAGCACCAGAGCAACCACGCCCGACATTGCGCAGCCGTTTCACCGACGCCAAATCCCTGGCCAAGGGATTCAGCAAAACCAATGCACTGCTGACCGTGGCCGCTGCGGCTCCCGATGTGTTGAAGGGGCTGGAGGAAGGCGATAACAAACTGGTCGGCGGTGCGCTGGGTTCAGCCGGCGGCAGTCTGGCCGGTGGTTATGCCGGTGCGGTTGCCGGCGCGATGATCGGCAGTTTCATTCCCGTCATCGGCACGGCCATCGGTGGTGTGGTGGGCGGCATCGTCGGCAGTACGATGGGCAGCATGGGCGGTTCTTGGCTCGGTGAAAAACTGGCACCGGCCTCCGACAAACTCGCCCCGCCGGCAGACGTCGCCAAAGAACTGCCGAGCGCGCAGACGCAAAACCAGCAGGTGAGCTTTTCACCGTTGATCCAGGTCACCTGTCCGGCTCCGGACACGGC from Pseudomonas tensinigenes harbors:
- a CDS encoding phage tail tape measure protein — encoded protein: MAENRYALTYAGESGNTTGGLTLPDNLGKPLQDLNLTLALASVDIRLLTQEQIKLRELLVSQRSLFKVVAAAPAANSEPKSKLKAEVEQRSPPKAMQATMAQQTSLSELNRVLKLDKDQLEALSQETLRMASEKQVAPSGATGVDLLQVQLAAAKSGVGEGLQPELKVAALTDFARDAAINASAFGVDVKTASEMMLAWQSAMNLDRGKSQTLADATNYLGHSTLDATSADIGSVVQNVGEKAVAGGLTPEQVAALAAAFLNSGVDKSAAGAGLNSLMTVLAKADTATDEQRTAWASLGNGLGPEAVATGMKTDASATIIKVMEALKDKKPEEKDALTKTLFSGNDAILKLLKKPEDVTKAFSLLTVPNPEAPSKLDYAGSVAKDAEQLGGTSQGRVNALDASVTRLSTAAGGALTNAFDVVVVSLDAVASGMARFAEEQPRATAALLMLGGVIALSRGAQIKAATTSIIRGAATKLLTTAGAGPLIDVLDQPASAGDTGKPDKSAKPDKPDKPEKTDKPEKNGKPKKRRNPAKPKASVNLPSVEPLAPEQPRPTLRSRFTDAKSLAKGFSKTNALLTVAAAAPDVLKGLEEGDNKLVGGALGSAGGSLAGGYAGAVAGAMIGSFIPVIGTAIGGVVGGIVGSTMGSMGGSWLGEKLAPASDKLAPPADVAKELPSAQTQNQQVSFSPLIQVTCPAPDTAEQIRTIIGQQLSGQFHGQFLPLLTNNPLATRRDAALTDGAA